The following nucleotide sequence is from Trifolium pratense cultivar HEN17-A07 linkage group LG2, ARS_RC_1.1, whole genome shotgun sequence.
CATGAATTTGCCAATTTGGGCACCCCACTTATTAAGTTTTGAAttgtttataaacacttaaATAGGCTTTACACAAGACTCAAAATAGATAATACCTCATAAAAGTGTTGCTCAAACATGAGAAACAATGGACATTTTCTAGTGCACAACAATTAGTTGTTCGGTTTTGAGGGGGTCCGAGAATCATCACATCGGGCCTTGAATAACTACAtaagtgagttgaacaccaTATTTTAACCCAAAACTTTAAGGTATTGgatttatgggtcatctcacttataaatcaTTCAATATTCACTGTTTCATCCGATGTGCGGGACTCAGctcacacttgaaatatcaacatctccccctcaagtgtgagtccatccaaAATAGATAATACCTCATAAAAGTGTTGCTCAAACATGAGAAACAATGGACATTTTCTAGTGCACAACAATTAGTTGTTCGGTTTTGAGGGGGTCCGAGAATCATCACATCGGGCCTTGAATAACTACAtaagtgagttgaacaccaTATTTTAACCCAAAACTTTAAGGTATTGgatttatgggtcatctcacttataaatcaTTCAATATTCACTGTTTCATCCGATGTGCGGGACTCAGctcacacttgaaatatcaacatctccccctcaagtgtgagtccatccattATTTTATGGGTATGCTCCCCATCGAACGAAAACTTTTTCATCTACTTGTACCGCCGTTGGTGTGCCATCAACGGGACACGCCGGCTGAACACcctgtcaggaagactttcgacaCAAGGAGCCGGATCAATAACCATCGGCCCtaataccactgttgggtcttGAGGGAGTCCGGGGGATCATCATATCCGGCCTTGAATAACTACATAAGTGGgttgacaccacactttaacccaaaaccttaaggtgttaggtttatgggtcctctcacttataaaccatTCAACATTCACTATtttatccgatgtgggactcagctcacacttgaaataccaacattagttttgttttctttggaCAAATTCAATTACTAGAAAATACAAGGCAAACTTCCCAATATCATTCATTTCAAGCTCAACGATGTTACACCTTTTGAGATTAAAAAGTTTCCTCATTATGTACTAATATCAACAAATCATCTATGGATATATTTGCTGGTAatgttagcttatagcttataaatttatatgattaaaaaagCACTATTTGGTAAACATTAAGAGgttataacttattttaataacttataacttatttttcaaacactattttaagtagcttatgagcttatagcttattatttttcttctaattttatcCATGTCATCtcactttaaaaatattaaatattaattaaacatatcttttttttaagtCATTCCAAACTTttaagctagttcaaccgttaattttaccaaacactacaaattcaatcaggtAGCTTATTTACTATAAGctaaaaactagcttataaactATTCGCTATAAGTTCATAccctataagctaacttatcgGCTAACCGCTATTTTTTGTCAACCAGAGCCTATGTATAGACAAACAATCAACAAGATTTTTTAAAGGAGAAACAATCAACAAGTTATTTGTGTGAAAGTTATATAGAgttgtcaaataaaaaaatatctcaTGACTAAATCAAAATTCGCTAACATTAAGGGTAAACCAAAATAAGTTTTTAATGTGaagcaatgttttaagaaccggaccggaccggccggttcaaccggttcaaCTGGGAACCGGACACAGCAGCGGTCCGGGCTAGTGCTGAGAACCGGTAGTCTGCAGAACCGGAAAAAAACCGCTTGAAACCGGTACGAACCGTCCGGAACCGttcgaaccggtgaaccgggggCGGTTTGAAAAAACCGGGCGGTTCggaatcttttgaaattttttttaaaaaaaaaaaaaaaaaatttcaatttttttttcgttttctttatttaatatttttctgaAGGAAACAAAGGAGTAGTAAGGAATTAATCCATAACCTATATTGGAAAACCTAtattaaaatacaatttaatgtcaacccacttgggttggtgcattggtattggcttgggacctgggagtgtgctcctcttgaggtctgaggttcgattctctctggcgccaatttgggtaggctaatttagcttcttcaaaaaaaatacaatttaatgtCTAGCCTATAATTTGAGTTTATTGGAAAACCTATTAAATACaattgatacaatttaatataattgataTACTTTTCTGATATGCATTGACCAGCATTGTTTACATGTCTACCTTATTGATATGCATTAATATGCATTCATTGATATCTTGATATTTGccttaattgtataatatattcttaattcttaacaaacaattttaagtttatatgattatgtaaagtttatatgattttgtccaatttaaagtttaacaatttatatgaattatgaattttgaatttatgtataattatttggtataaattatgcattttggatttatgatttctttattttaagtttctaaattttctattttgttaatgttactttattaatttgtttattagttgtgaaataagaaagttatatgaacggttcaatataaacggtttAATAACGATtgaaccggtccgaccggttgacccttgaaccagtAGCCACAccggttcgacctccggtccggttcttaaaacattgatgTGAAGATTCTCTCGTTTGGAATATGTTGACATATGATTCCATATAAATGATGACGTGACATCGTCAGTGAGAAGGTAAATCAAAATTTGCTAACATTACGGCGGACAAAAGGACGAAATCTTAAGCTCACGTATTCAATGAGGGGGTAAAGAACAAAATCTACACATTACAGAGGAGTAATCGAAAAAAATATCACAGAGAATAAACCAAAACTCGTCCATATTACAAGAGATTACctattaatctttttttataagaaattttttttcacGTCAAAAAATTGGAGCCTATGACCAACTTTAATTTTGAGAGCCTTTTTGTGGGCTCTTTAGCATTGAgaactttattattttaagtatgTGGGATGGCGTTAAGTTTTAAGACATCATATCTCTTATTTTCCTCTCTTATTTTCCTCTTAACTCTATCTCTCTTATTTGATACATTGATTATATAGCAATTCTTGCATTGGAAAATAGAGGAGTCGGTCAAACCTCATGTTCTACTTGGCGGTATTTTGAATAAGTACATATTGATAGTCTCTTTCTCTCAATTTACTTCAAATCTTGGTGGCGGATTACAAACACTTTCAACTATATAGTCAATTAGAAAATGCTTAATTGACATCCAAtatagatgttttctctttccacctcccatgaatcttttatacccccaatatttcaattttgtccttgcaaaaaaattcggttcgcagaaaccgaattttttctagtgcaaattcagagtaaatttcggtttttagaaaccgaaatttgttttcaaggcaaaaaaaaaacttcggctTCTACgaatcgaagttttttcaagtgcaaaattggaaattcaggggggataaaagattcacggggggtgggaagagaaaacatctccAATATAATTCATAACTTGCAAAAATTTTGTATCATTGAACTGTTTCCATTCTGGCTAACCATAGGAAGAATGACTTCGTCCCGTTTGgtcctatttattttttagttttttttattctccttaaaaatagtaaaaaagtaaaaaattgtgtttgacctaacttcttcttattttctacttctttactttatttttctaattcttttaaggagaaatatagtcaaatacaattttctacttctctatttcttttaaggagaagtagaaaagtaaTAAATAAGTAGGGCCAAACGGGGTATGGAATCCGGTTTGGTAGATATGCCATGTATGAACATTTCAAAATTAGAATCAAACTTGCATGCACACACTTCTTCAATGTGCATTGTGATGATTGTTAATGGACGAAATTACGTTCTTAACTTTATTTTAGGTAACAAtttaatcctttattttttttattataatattttagtctATTTTTATTATGGATATGAATTTCAAGTTtcaaatttatagttttttttctttctttgttcactttcaatcataaatatatattatgcctaaaataatataatagatTTGAAGCGTGAAAAATCATACACAAACataaataaaggaccaaaaaggaaaaaaaatgacgtaaaaaaaagataaaaactaAATTGttacctaaaataaaattaattgcgTTTGATTTGTAAAACAACAAGGACtggacagaacaagataatacaggacagaaCAAAAATGTACCGAAGAGATATAgagcgataatatttttatattcgaaaataaaatgagtatttttgtatttttttatagttgtactatggacaaaaagttgtactgtggttcagtgagggacaagaattcttttttttgtcctgtcccttgctacctaatttgtcctgTCACAtaatcagtttcaaatcaaacaggatacaacaaaagttgtccagtcTAGTCCCCTATTTTTTACCAGAACAAACGCACGTGTTGCTTTTAACATTTTGTGaggatatatttttatttatgttttggaCTGACTCGTGGTCCAATCCGGGTTCAACCTTAGGCCCATTTCCATAGAGGTCCCGTCCAACAAGAGTCTCTGCATAGCTTTGGATCAGCTGCAACTCACAACAACTCACTGAAGATACTCAATTCTTAACGTCCCCTAACCTCGACATTCATGAGGTCTTTTTTAATGGCTCCTTCGTTAATATTCAACGACTTCTTTCTGCAAATATTCCTAAGAATTTTCCTGCAGATTTTGTACTAAGGAATCGGTTTCTTACGGATTTGATATTTTCAGAAAAATCCACGGATATTCCCAATTAAAATGTTTGCAACGCATACCGCGACACCAATGAAGCCGACACTAGTTGGAACATGTTTATAAAATCAGAAAACTATTTAAAGTCACTACTAGCTAATTTGGTCATTTGGTGGTTTCACAAATAGATATTTACGTCAAAGTTATAGTAGTAGGTACAGCAAGGTACTAATCATATGAATTGATtatgatattgatattgatagCCATCTGCATGCCTAATTAATCAACCATTATTTGGATTAGCATGGCATTACCAAAACATAAAGTTGAATTAGCTTGACTATAGATTTTCATTGACAATTGACTATTGatttataagaaaatttgtcattttcttattattattgataaaaatatataatttaaattgtaaTTCAATTAATGTCTTCGTCACAAAGTATGAGTAACTATATGGATTTCCTTTCTAGAAAAAACTACAAAAGAATTATAGACAAAAACTGCAAAAATAATATTCTTGCAATTTAAATATTCTTTTAGTCATAATTAAGTTTTCTTTATATAATCTTAAATTAGAGTATCATCTTTGCACTCTaaatttattcattattataaaaagtttcatgatggtgcgtttgatctgctaaaaaatagggATTAGActgaacaacttttgttgtaccctaattgatttgaaactggacaaattaggtagcatgagacaagacaaaaacaagattttgtatccctcactgaaccacagtacaactataaaaaatacaaaaatactcattttattttcgaatataaaaatattatcgctcTATATCTCTTCGGTACAGTTTTGTcttgtcctgtattatcttgttctgtcctgtactgttctgttCAGTCTTTgatgttttacgaatcaaacgcacagTAAAAGAACTATCCGAATGATTTCAATTATTCACGACAAATCTTAAAATATGCTCAATTGCCTATTGGATGCCTAttggacaaaacaaataagcatgAGATTTTCATTCATAGCTCTAAATTGGTGGAGAATAAAtgtaatatttgattttgaaacaGGATGTAATATCATTTAAGACTGCACAAAAAACAAGACATTTCAAGACACAAATATCAACTCAAATAACATGAGATTAGTCCTCAAAACACAAATATTTCTCCGACTCTTCTCACCCAAAATTAGAGTATCATCAGCAAATTGTATATGGGAGAGGTGAACAACAAAAGTAGCTTCAAAATCCATTTGATACCCCTCAAACAAACTAGTGACAACTGATGATTTGAGCATGACATTTAAACCCTCGAGCCATCTCAAACTCATTTGTCGAACATCTCTATTTATTTGATCTAACACATATCATAATCCAACGTCTCCATTTATTTGAGAATCTCATATTTCCCATCACTGAATCTAAATACCCCCATTCAACCGAATCATATGTCTTCTCAAAATAACCTTAAAAAGAAGCAACTCATGTTTACTTTTTCTTAGTATCATCAACCACTTCATTAGCAGCCATCCAAAATTTGTCTCTCTTCTACAAAAACAGATCGAGTGTCTGAAAtaaccttattaataagagacTTCAATCTGTTAGCCAATATTTTTGCTAACACCTTGTACATGCACCCTACCAAATATATAGGGTGAAAATctgatatttctttttattttagcaTTCGCCACTATCGAAGTATGAACAATAAAAGTGCGATTTGACCCTTCCACCAACCTGCTATATTAGAATAAAATTCTAATAGAAATCTCATGAAAATCTCTCTTAATATCCATCCAGAATTCTTTGATGAAATCGAAATTAACCCCATCAAATTACTAGGGCTCTTAAGACTATCACACTACTTGTTTAACTTCATCTTCAGTAAACAGACGTTCCAAATAATAGCATTTATTTCATCGATgaaattaaactattttttttaatgatatggGTTTAGTTTAATTAATGATATGAGCTGagtttagttttaattttatataaaataaaataaaaaaattaatgtataaaTAACTCCTAATAGTAGTTTAGACTTCATATATTCAAAAAGGGAGGCaatccaaatatttaatttgagtttgaatttcaTTTGGCTTTGATTTTGTTACTTCTTTCTGGCTGGTTCCCCCACCTTCGCGGCAACTTCCCTCTTCTTTTCTCTCAttcacaaattaaataaaataaatcaattaaaaataacaaaaaaaccaacataacataacaacaaaaaatcaaatattaaaaaatattttctcttttgaaattttcttatctctcttatattattattttttcctttctgttttttctttttaccagaAAAAACTGCGAGATTCAattcaaagagaaaaaaaagaaaacaaaaaactcagagaccaaaaaatatgaaatgattAACAACAGAAGAACCAATAATATAAACAAACCCTTTCTAAAACGCATCATTTCGTTCTCCGCGTTTCGCATCGGAACCTGAACGATTCTCCGATAACCGTCGCCGACTCTTCTCCGGTCGGCTTGAAAACTTGACCGATTGTTTCTTCCTCTTTCGATCTACTCGTAGCATCGATTTGGAATCGATTTCTGGATCTGAAGATTCTTTTTCACGATGCCGTCTCACGCGGATCTGGATCGGCAGATCGAGCATCTGATGGATTGTAAGCCTTTAGCGGAGGCGGATGTCAAGGCGCTTTGTGAACAGGCGAGAGCGATTTTGGTGGAAGAATGGAACGTTCAACCGGTGAAGTGTCCGGTTACGGTTTGTGGTGATATTCATGGTCAGTTTTATGATCTGATTGAGCTTTTTCGGATAGGTGGAAATGCTCCTGATACTAATTATCTCTTTATGGGAGATTATGTAGGTTAGTTTTTCTTGTTCAAATCTTTAAATTATCTTTTTCTTtatgtaattatttatttgatttttggttttatGAGCTGAATTTGATGTATATATGGTTTcattttttggaattttttgttttatgagaTGAATTTGATGTATATAGGGTTTCATTTTTGGTTTTggtaattttttgttgttgagatGAATTATTGGTGGTGCGTTGAAATTGAGAGTATTTTATTGGTTTTTGATGAATTTTGgtagttttttgttttgcaatAATTGCCGTTTATATATGTTGGAGCCTTTTATGGAAATAGTTTTGTTTATGATATTTTCTGAAAAATGGAAACTGCTCTGTTTAGATTGTTACATTTGTTTGACTTATTGGTGAGTGATTGTTTAAAATCGTCGGGTTTGCTGTGTAACTATTGATGCAATACCATTCAGCATGTTTCTTTCAGAATCTGTTGATATGTTAGCTAGTTTGGATCCATATCAACTTACTAAGGCTATTTTGTGATCATGTTTAGATAAAAATTATTCGGGTTGTGCATTAGTTTGTTTTATGGTTGTGTTATTGTTGCATGAAAAAATCTTGATCATTTCTTTGGTTGGCCTCTGTATGGTGTTATAAGTTATAGCTAGATGTCACTGTTGAAATCTATAATAGCCTCACTTTTTTCAGCTCCTGGATTTAGTTATGTGCCATTTGTTTCAGAATTGGTTGCCGAAACTTGCCTTTTTTACTGTCCTTGTTGGTCTCCCATGTATGATAgatttttggtttaaaattggAAATGAAGATCGTGTTATGGGGGTGTGGTTACTAATACTATCACATCGTCGGGGGTTAGGGCGGTGCAGGTGTGCAACACAATTAAGAAATGTGGAGATATAAGTTTGAGCtcaaaaaattggataaatgtaaaatgatcTTGCTAGTTGtgattttcatagtattttatGTTTGTGTAATATAAGAGTGTTGGGTGATGACAGAAGGGAAACGCTGTTCATTGAACTCTTGATGGACAATGAACTTGAAACTTGTATGAATAGATTTTATAGGATAATATTCAGTGTGGAGTGAAGTTCTCTATGTCATTTGTCAAAGTGTCTATACTTTGACGGGATTTGCTGATAGCATAAGAAGGACATAAGTGATTTTTCTGTTTGTATTGAAGCATCAAAATTGAATGTTACTATAATGTGTTTTAGGGAAGTTTATGAGGCTTAACAACTTAATTATTTGACTATTACTAGATTCAGATGTAACAAGCTGCCAACTTTGGCCATAACCATCCTTTGATTGACATATTTCTTCTAATTATATTCATATTAGATTCTTTGCATCTGTGGGAACTACTACAATCCCTTAATAATGCTGGCTAAATTTATATGCAGATCGTGGGTACTATTCAGTGGAGACTGTTTCACTTTTGGTGGCACTGAAAGTTCGTTATAGAGATAGAATTACAATTCTCAGGGGAAATCATGAGAGCCGTCAAATTACTCAAGTGTAAGAACCCTCCCTTCTTGAATTATTAATTGTTATTTGCGTATGTAAATATTATCACGTTTACGCCGAAGTTTCATTATAATTCCTGCTTAAAGTTTAAGAATAGGCTAATGATGAGCATCTCCATTTTCTCTATTCATTGGGTTTGTGTTATAGAACTTTGCCGGTTGGCTCCATCTATCTCACTGCAAAGTTCAATGGGGTTCCACAACTTGATTCTTCTAGTCATATTTTGACattcttgtttttctttatctttctcattaTTCTCGGTGATGCTGTAGATAGTGTTTTAGTCATTTTCTACAACTTTAGAGAAAGAGTTGTGAAGTGTGTGGTAAATGGATAGTATACTACAATACAATGGCACCATGTGGCACATAAGTGAAACATTATATCTGCTTGAGATGCGTATCTGAGTGAATGTGCTACTTTGTAAACGCAAATTATGTGGTTTATGCTTGTCTTTGAATGccaattaattatttgtttgggaggatatatatttggaaaagaTAAACTTAATCTTCGAACATAAGAAGCataaaaggggttttatattgaaagttgtttatttgttttcttactGTTTCAACCATATCCTTCACCAGGTATGGCTTCTATGATGAATGCTTGAGAAAATATGGAAATGCCAATGTCTGGAAATTCTTTACAGACTTGTTTGATTATTTACCTTTGACTGCACTCATTGAGAGTCAGGTATGAGCTTAAATATGTTAAAAATGTTCCTTTGACTTCTTTATACCAGTGTCTAACATCCtttttgttgcagattttctgtTTGCATGGAGGTCTCTCGCCATCTTTGGATACACTGGATAATATCCGCGCCTTGGATCGCATACAGGAGGTTTGTGTGTTATTAAATGGCTattgtaattggcaagatctTACAATTGCAATTTCTTTAATACTAAGAACATTTTTATGCTAAGCATGCTCGAGTTAAAGATCTTTTTACCCCCTAATGTATGGTATGAATGAACAGTAATGTATTTCATTTGACATTGCAACTTGTGAATCTTTATTGTAGTTCGTAAATGCTTTTGAGGTGTTTCATTTCATCTATAGTTTAGAAAGGTGTATGCATTGTTCCAGCTGCTCTAGGTGGTTTTAGAGGTTAACTTGATATCTTGCCTGACAAGTGACATCTTGTGCCTGTGCAATATAGGTTCCACATGAAGGACCGATGTGTGATCTCTTGTGGTCTGATCCCGATGATCGTTGTGGTTGGGGAATATCTCCACGTGGTGCTGGTTATACATTTGGACAGGATATAGCTGCTCAGTTCAATCATACAAATGGTCTCTCACTGATATCTAGAGCTCACCAGCTTGTGATGGAAGGATACAATTGGTGCCAGGTGACTGACCTAACATTTTGTTTCATTTCAAGGATACCTATTACTATCTATATACATTAACTGTTATTTTGATTTCTCTTTTAGGAGAAGAATGTGGTGACTGTTTTTAGCGCTCCAAATTACTGCTACCGATGTGGGAATATGGCTGCCATTCTGGAAATTGGGGAAAATATGGATCAGAATTTTCTGCAGTTTGATCCAGCTCCGAGGCAAATTGAGCCTGACACTACACGAAAGACACCGGATTATTTTTTGTAACTTCATATATCTCTTTGTATGTAGTTACACTTCTTTCTGCTGTTACTGTAGATTTGTCTTTAAGAAAAGAGGAGTTTCAACTGTTTAAGTGGTGGAGGgttatcatcatcaacaacaacataattctttctttttggaGTTTGTCTTCTGCTGCCGCTGCTGCTGCTGTCTTATTTGGAAAAGAAACCAATAGAATTGACACAATTGGTATTGTATATTTTTGATAGGAGGAAGCAGCAATAACATGGTATATCTTGtgctgtaattttttttcttttaattaaatctCAAGTTAGAGAGCAGATTTTTGAGTTGTGACCATCATGTTCATTTAAGATTGTGAGTGGTGACAAATGCAGGTGTTGATTTTTTACATAATTCAGTGATATTATATCTTATCATAGGTTGGGTTGGTG
It contains:
- the LOC123907812 gene encoding serine/threonine-protein phosphatase PP2A catalytic subunit, encoding MPSHADLDRQIEHLMDCKPLAEADVKALCEQARAILVEEWNVQPVKCPVTVCGDIHGQFYDLIELFRIGGNAPDTNYLFMGDYVDRGYYSVETVSLLVALKVRYRDRITILRGNHESRQITQVYGFYDECLRKYGNANVWKFFTDLFDYLPLTALIESQIFCLHGGLSPSLDTLDNIRALDRIQEVPHEGPMCDLLWSDPDDRCGWGISPRGAGYTFGQDIAAQFNHTNGLSLISRAHQLVMEGYNWCQEKNVVTVFSAPNYCYRCGNMAAILEIGENMDQNFLQFDPAPRQIEPDTTRKTPDYFL